In Citrus sinensis cultivar Valencia sweet orange chromosome 4, DVS_A1.0, whole genome shotgun sequence, one DNA window encodes the following:
- the LOC112498981 gene encoding plasmodesmata-located protein 3, whose translation MDSTLKLFFVLSQTLLLLSQFSKASDYNNLVYKNCSSQTLAGSNESHSKSLHSLFQELVPQSSKSKFFKATAGDDPSAAVSGFFQCRGDLSNKDCFDCVNTLPDLSNSLCNKAVAGRIQLHGCYFYYETDEFIVDDETSKHDLIHKVCGQKAKDSSFEGQRDKAFEAMESGVIDGKGFYSGDYESVHAMAQCEGDLIDCDCGECVSNAVQIAQEECVGSVSGQIYLDRCFISYSYFPHGSGPSGASGNSDNKKSSGGDSNTGKTVAIVLGGVAALALGFIFLSFLRSCGDKDSI comes from the exons ATGGATTCAACCTTGAAACTGTTCTTTGTTCTCTCACAAACACTACTTCTTTTATCACAGTTCTCCAAGGCTTCAGATTACAACAATTTGGTATACAAGAATTGCTCAAGCCAAACACTGGCAGGCTCAAATGAGTCTCATTCAAAATCCCTTCACTCCCTTTTTCAAGAACTGGTGCCTCAATCCTCCAAATCCAAGTTCTTTAAAGCCACTGCAGGTGACGATCCCAGCGCCGCTGTCTCCGGTTTCTTCCAATGCAGAGGGGATTTAAGCAACAAAGATTGCTTCGATTGTGTAAACACCCTTCCTGACTTATCGAACAGCTTGTGCAACAAAGCTGTAGCCGGTAGGATTCAGCTTCATGGGTGCTACTTCTACTATGAGACTGATGAGTTCATTGTTGATGATGAGACTTCGAAACATGATTTGATTCACAAGGTTTGTGGCCAGAAGGCAAAGGACTCAAGCTTTGAAGGACAGAGAGACAAGGCCTTTGAAGCCATGGAGAGTGGTGTAATTGACGGTAAAGGGTTTTACTCTGGGGATTATGAGTCTGTGCATGCCATGGCACAGTGTGAAGGTGACTTAATAGACTGTGACTGTGGTGAATGTGTAAGCAATGCTGTGCAGATTGCTCAAGAAGAATGCGTCGGTTCAGTTTCAGGCCAAATTTATTTGGATAGGTGCTTTATTAGCTACAGTTACTTTCCACACGGTTCAGGGCCTTCAGGCGCTTCAGGCAACTCAGATAACAAAAAAA GCAGTGGAGGAGACAGTAATACTGGGAAAACAGTGGCAATTGTTTTGGGAGGGGTAGCAGCTTTGGCATTGGGCTTTATATTTCTATCGTTCCTCAGGTCTTGTGGAGACAAAGATAGTATATG A